A portion of the Candidatus Nitrosotenuis aquarius genome contains these proteins:
- a CDS encoding 50S ribosomal protein L1, whose amino-acid sequence MINEAELAKMIKDAKDTDKERKFKQTLEMYVILKDIDVKKGFAMNETIQLPKKLSKPTTVCVMAGGDMGLKAKSANADRVVSGDELNTLAANKREARKFINNYDFFLADTQLMTTVGKVLGQLLGPRGKMPIPVPFNAPIESFLDRFRSSIRVKVKNSLSMSCKIGDESMDDGDLAANAHAVLNAIEKKLPSGDKNIRRIIVKTSMGKPVKQVQQARK is encoded by the coding sequence TTGATCAACGAAGCTGAGCTAGCTAAAATGATAAAGGATGCCAAGGACACTGACAAAGAACGCAAGTTCAAGCAGACCTTGGAAATGTACGTCATCCTAAAGGATATTGACGTAAAGAAAGGCTTTGCCATGAACGAGACAATTCAGCTTCCAAAGAAACTCTCCAAGCCAACAACGGTTTGTGTTATGGCGGGAGGAGACATGGGCCTCAAGGCAAAGAGCGCAAATGCCGACAGAGTAGTTTCTGGTGATGAGCTAAACACACTTGCGGCAAACAAGCGAGAGGCTCGCAAATTTATCAATAATTATGATTTCTTTTTGGCAGACACACAACTCATGACAACAGTCGGTAAGGTGCTAGGTCAGCTGTTGGGTCCAAGAGGAAAAATGCCAATCCCAGTTCCATTTAATGCACCAATAGAATCATTCCTTGACAGATTTAGATCATCGATTCGAGTAAAGGTAAAAAATTCCTTGTCCATGTCATGCAAAATTGGAGATGAGTCCATGGATGACGGCGACCTGGCAGCAAACGCTCATGCAGTACTAAACGCAATTGAGAAAAAACTTCCAAGCGGGGACAAGAACATTAGAAGAATTATTGTAAAGACGTCAATGGGCAAGCCAGTAAAACAAGTACAGCAGGCGAGAAAGTAA
- a CDS encoding 50S ribosomal protein L19e — MVVNLRTKKRLVSRVVGVGLSRIKFDPERSDDIADAITRQNIRSLITSGAITIKSSKGTSRGRAEYKRTQKKKRGTTTGSKKGRKGARVGKKEVYVVKVRALRHRLKVAKDRKEITNPEFWTIYKKIGGNTVRNIAHLRSLIEEIKEHRKSRT; from the coding sequence GTGGTAGTAAATCTTAGAACCAAAAAGCGACTCGTATCGCGAGTCGTGGGAGTAGGTCTATCCAGAATCAAGTTTGACCCAGAAAGATCAGACGACATTGCAGATGCAATCACAAGACAAAACATCCGAAGCCTCATCACATCTGGCGCAATTACAATAAAGTCTTCAAAAGGCACTTCACGTGGAAGAGCTGAATACAAGAGAACCCAAAAGAAAAAGAGAGGAACCACGACAGGTTCTAAGAAAGGCCGCAAGGGTGCTCGCGTAGGCAAAAAAGAGGTCTATGTAGTAAAGGTCCGAGCACTGCGACACAGACTCAAGGTAGCAAAGGACAGAAAGGAAATCACAAATCCGGAATTCTGGACAATTTACAAAAAGATAGGCGGCAACACAGTCAGAAACATTGCTCACCTCCGAAGCCTAATTGAGGAAATCAAAGAGCACAGAAAGTCTAGAACCTAA
- a CDS encoding 50S ribosomal protein L11, translating to MADTQTVSALVTGGGASAGPPLGPALGPLGVNIMEIIKAINDKTADFEGMKVPVTVSVDTKTKKWEVTVGIPSASALLLKEAGIQKGSGTSGATWVGDIKVDSIVKVAKAKLESSYATSIKSVAKEVAGTCVSLGIKIEGKNPKEFAADVNAGKYDDKLK from the coding sequence ATGGCCGATACACAAACAGTTTCTGCACTAGTAACAGGTGGAGGCGCATCCGCAGGTCCACCATTAGGTCCAGCATTGGGTCCACTAGGTGTCAATATCATGGAAATCATCAAGGCCATCAACGACAAAACAGCAGACTTTGAGGGAATGAAGGTTCCAGTCACAGTATCAGTCGATACCAAGACCAAAAAATGGGAAGTGACTGTCGGAATTCCATCGGCATCTGCACTTCTTCTAAAGGAGGCAGGAATTCAAAAAGGCTCTGGAACCAGCGGCGCGACATGGGTTGGCGACATCAAGGTAGATTCCATTGTCAAAGTTGCCAAGGCAAAACTAGAATCATCATATGCTACTTCGATAAAGTCAGTTGCAAAAGAAGTTGCAGGAACCTGCGTATCTTTGGGAATCAAAATAGAAGGCAAAAACCCCAAGGAATTTGCTGCCGATGTAAACGCAGGAAAATACGACGATAAACTAAAGTAA
- a CDS encoding protein translocase SEC61 complex subunit gamma has protein sequence MDLNQTIKNMVNTMKLAKKSDKEDYMQHLRLVLLGIGGIGAIGFIIQFVFSVFRFG, from the coding sequence ATGGATCTGAATCAAACCATAAAGAACATGGTAAACACCATGAAGCTTGCCAAAAAGTCCGACAAGGAGGACTATATGCAGCACCTAAGGCTAGTTCTCTTGGGAATAGGCGGTATCGGGGCGATTGGATTTATAATTCAGTTTGTATTTTCGGTCTTCAGATTCGGATAG
- a CDS encoding D-aminoacyl-tRNA deacylase, with the protein MELLVAYEQDPAGHNMAKFLSKNMTKDGDVFRGKNFDLAIISSPAISADWLEQKHHYDGFVFLSKHAAQSGELALTCHSTGNFSTAQFGGNERQVAIPHPHLQKAYMQKLHQNKNSFSDFQVIIEATHHGPTALSKPTIFIEIGTTEKQWADESLCNSVAKLVLETMSEPIKKSPVAICFGSTHYPEKFTEEMIHGAHALGTVMPKHALEFLDDELFSHIMSQNKEAKTALLDWAGLGPHKQKVLDLLSTTSLQVIRL; encoded by the coding sequence ATGGAACTACTGGTTGCATACGAGCAAGACCCAGCAGGGCACAACATGGCAAAGTTTCTCTCAAAAAACATGACAAAAGACGGCGATGTTTTCAGGGGTAAAAATTTCGACTTGGCCATAATTTCCAGCCCTGCGATTTCTGCAGACTGGCTGGAGCAAAAACATCACTATGACGGATTTGTTTTTCTATCAAAACACGCCGCCCAGTCAGGCGAGCTTGCACTTACCTGTCACAGTACAGGAAATTTCTCGACTGCCCAGTTTGGCGGAAACGAAAGACAAGTGGCAATTCCTCATCCTCACCTGCAAAAGGCCTACATGCAAAAATTGCACCAAAACAAGAATTCTTTTTCCGACTTTCAAGTAATAATAGAGGCAACGCACCATGGACCGACCGCACTATCGAAGCCGACAATTTTCATCGAAATTGGCACAACAGAAAAGCAATGGGCAGACGAGTCCCTGTGCAATTCTGTGGCAAAGCTAGTACTAGAAACAATGTCCGAGCCAATCAAAAAATCCCCAGTTGCTATCTGCTTTGGCAGCACGCATTATCCAGAAAAATTCACAGAGGAGATGATCCACGGAGCCCATGCGTTAGGAACGGTGATGCCAAAACATGCATTGGAATTCCTAGACGACGAGCTCTTCTCACATATAATGTCGCAAAACAAGGAAGCAAAAACAGCACTCCTTGATTGGGCAGGCTTGGGTCCTCATAAACAAAAAGTACTTGACCTGCTGAGCACCACATCTCTCCAAGTGATCAGACTTTGA
- a CDS encoding Lrp/AsnC family transcriptional regulator — protein MHKLDDLDMKLLYELTRDGSISVPNLSKKMGINASVLYSRIKRLTKKKLIKKFTIMVDESQLGIGVKATIGINRDPKLKDAIHKQLLQTPEIVSISEVTGRFDIMVSVHAENLEELHTIVIEKIGKIEGIQSTETFVELQKTDKEPSYLVAK, from the coding sequence TTGCATAAACTAGATGATCTGGACATGAAGCTCCTATACGAGCTTACTCGCGATGGAAGCATCTCGGTTCCAAATCTGTCCAAGAAAATGGGGATAAACGCCTCTGTTCTGTATTCCAGGATAAAGCGCCTCACAAAAAAGAAACTAATCAAAAAGTTCACAATCATGGTGGATGAGTCCCAGTTGGGAATAGGCGTCAAGGCAACAATTGGCATCAACCGGGACCCAAAACTAAAGGATGCAATTCACAAGCAACTACTCCAAACCCCAGAAATAGTGTCAATATCTGAAGTAACCGGCAGATTTGACATCATGGTCTCTGTCCACGCAGAAAATCTAGAAGAGCTCCACACCATAGTAATTGAGAAAATCGGCAAAATAGAAGGAATACAGAGTACGGAAACCTTCGTGGAACTGCAAAAAACGGACAAAGAGCCGTCGTATCTAGTAGCTAAATAA
- a CDS encoding 50S ribosomal protein L32e, protein MTINKDLLALREKVDEKRPDFIRQESWRYRRLAKWSWRKPKGIDNHQRKQKFRGRPGLVKVGYGGPKVARGLHPSGFTDNLIHNVNDLQKLNPKTDGIRIAHGVGTKKRVKIVAAATQKKFKIFNARVRTSGSKS, encoded by the coding sequence TTGACCATCAATAAGGATCTGTTGGCATTAAGAGAAAAAGTCGACGAGAAAAGGCCAGACTTTATCAGACAGGAAAGCTGGCGTTATCGCAGACTAGCCAAGTGGTCTTGGAGAAAGCCAAAGGGAATCGACAACCACCAGCGAAAGCAAAAGTTTCGTGGCAGGCCAGGCCTAGTCAAAGTAGGATACGGCGGTCCAAAAGTAGCAAGAGGGCTGCATCCATCAGGATTTACAGATAATTTGATTCACAACGTAAATGATTTGCAAAAACTAAACCCAAAGACCGACGGGATAAGAATTGCCCACGGTGTTGGGACAAAGAAAAGAGTAAAGATAGTTGCAGCAGCAACACAAAAGAAATTCAAGATCTTCAACGCAAGAGTGAGAACAAGTGGTAGTAAATCTTAG
- a CDS encoding transcription elongation factor Spt5, whose product MSQEIKTHLFAIRTTGGQEKVVMNLLQSKINNGQINLYSVLLVDNLKGYIVVEAKDANSAFNSLQGIRHIRGQLRGEMEFKDIEGYLVTKSTAPTIAVDNVVEIIGGPFKGMKATVTRVDNDKQEATVILLDAPYQLPVTVDSNYLKISTSA is encoded by the coding sequence TTGTCTCAAGAAATCAAAACTCATCTTTTTGCAATAAGGACCACGGGAGGTCAGGAAAAGGTAGTCATGAACCTGCTCCAAAGCAAGATTAACAACGGCCAGATCAATCTGTATTCAGTTTTACTAGTGGATAATCTCAAAGGGTATATCGTAGTTGAGGCAAAGGATGCAAACTCGGCATTCAACTCCTTACAAGGAATAAGGCACATCCGCGGACAGCTCCGTGGCGAAATGGAATTCAAAGACATTGAAGGATACCTCGTTACAAAGAGCACCGCACCTACAATTGCAGTAGATAACGTAGTTGAGATCATCGGCGGTCCATTCAAGGGCATGAAGGCAACAGTAACTAGAGTAGACAATGACAAGCAAGAAGCAACAGTCATTTTGCTTGACGCGCCATACCAACTTCCGGTAACTGTAGACTCTAACTATCTGAAAATATCTACATCCGCTTAG
- a CDS encoding methylated-DNA--[protein]-cysteine S-methyltransferase, producing MDQKVYRKLLAVPKGKVTTYGELAKAVGLENGQRVIGQIMNRNPFPVVIPCHRVVKSDGKIGGYYYGEKVKTKMLSHEGIKISDGKIKDWEKTVFRF from the coding sequence CTGGACCAAAAAGTCTACAGGAAGCTGCTCGCAGTTCCAAAGGGCAAGGTCACGACATATGGCGAGCTGGCAAAAGCAGTAGGGCTAGAAAACGGCCAGCGAGTCATAGGGCAAATAATGAATCGCAATCCATTTCCTGTTGTAATTCCGTGTCACCGAGTTGTAAAGTCAGACGGCAAAATTGGAGGCTATTACTATGGCGAAAAAGTCAAGACAAAAATGCTGTCTCATGAAGGCATAAAAATTTCAGATGGCAAGATAAAAGATTGGGAAAAAACAGTCTTTAGGTTCTAG